attttgactaatttccctgagctataaagcttcataaaaaaattaataattagtATCATAtatttcaaagagcttatattgatataagttttcgtatattgaaaagtcatattagtctagcGAACAAGGTCGATGCCTTTTACTCCTgctggcctaggttcgaatactggtaaaaattgaaattgttttttttttgcggagatttttttgacatatttaattaatttttattctagtaatgtaaaaaaaaaacaatctcaatttcccTTCAGATTCGAACTTAGGCAGGTAAACTTTAcagacattcaccttatcctctaggctatctccactttttataaaaggaaaacttttatctatataagttgtttaggatttgattttgggtttctggatttgcttttggattgttggatttgcttttcttaatttttttaattcaacgcacgatactagAGACAGTGATAaaacagcggaagtttccctgggtgttcacttctttttgtaattattcaatacttccactcaattctgatattttatatctgtattggttgaattctattttgaaatcaagaagataatttctcttctgagaagcttTCTATCTGTCAttttcgtgcgaataaaacactttcagaaggcttctgaagcaaaatactgttgcaaagtcgggattttttgaattttcataaaaactgcatttaatcgaaaaccgtaaggatttgggataacAAGTTAGCAAATTCTGAGAGCTCTTAAGTTGGCCTAtgagcatatttcgtttgatctattacttttgggacacccttaTATAACTTAAAGGCAAATTTAAATTGtcctaattttttggtttttaatttgtattttctttaGGAACCAGTGGAAAACGCAAATGCCGACATCAATCGTTACCCTTTAGCAATGAAAATGATGTTTAACTATGATATTCAAAGCAACGCAATGTCGATTTTACGTGCTATGTACAAAGAAACAGTACCCGCACGTTGTCGTGCATTAAATGAATCGTCTGAAGAATGGGAGAAGCTAATACACGATCAAACGAATATCCTACCTCCACATCCTAACATTGTCTTGATGTTTGGATATTTTTGCGGAGAAGTTCGTAACTTCCGTGATGGTCATATACTATATCCAATCGCTCAGCCTCCACGAATAAATCCTCAAGGTTATGGGAGAAATATGAGCCTTTACCTCTTAATGAAGCGATACGACAATAGTTTACGTAATCTTCTTGACACCAACGAACTGAGTACGAGAGCAAAAATTCTCCTGTTTACGCAACTTCTTGAAGCTGTAACACACATCAACGGTCATGGCATTGCTCATCGTGATTTAAAATCAGACAATATTTTGATTGAAACAAACGATGATGGTACTCCTCCGATCTTAGTATTATCAGACTTTGGATGCTGTTTGGCTGATAAAACCCACGGACTGCAAATTCCATACACATCTTTTGACATTGATAAAGGTGGTAATGCAGCTTTAATGGCTCCTGAGATAATAAACAAACGACCAGGACCATTTACAGTGTTAAACTATTCCAAGTCCGATCTATGGGCTTGTGGAGCAATAGCTTATGAAATATTCGGAATGAATAACCCTTTTTATCCAGGAAGTGGAATAATAGAAAGTGCCTCCTTAAAGAATACAGATTATAAGGAAGATGATCTTCCAGAACTTACAGATGACTGTCCTTTTATTGTACAGCAGTTAATTTATACTATCTTAAACCCTAATCCAGCCAAACGAGTTAGTCCTGACGTTGCCGCCAATGTGATGCAATTATTCTTATGGGCACCGTCCAATTGGCTTAAGGTTGGTGGGATGCCTTCAAGTCCAGAGGTAAGAGTTTAAAGTTGCTAGCAAACAAACAATTTGAATTTACTTTATTGTACAGGTCCTTCAATGGCTTCTTTCGCTCACAACAAAATGTATATGCGAAGGTCGAATACAGAAGGACGATATCAGCTTTAAAAATGGACGAAGGACTTATGTAGAGTACTTGCTTATTTGCAGTTTTTTGGCTCGTGCTCGTTTGCGTAGAATTCGAGGAGCACTAGCTTGgattcaaaatataatttaagtCAGTAAATTAGTATTTTTGTTCTCAAAACAATACAGAACTATAATGATGTAGCTGTAACTGCAACTTGTAGTATTATTAAAGTTGAAAgacttaaaaatattataagagcGCTGGTTATGTACGTAGCAGAAGTTAAAATGAAGTCGACATTTAATCTACCGTTTTTTCTTGCTACATCTTTGTATGTACACATTATAGagcttttataatatttttatatattttaactttgaaaacaCTAGAAATTATAGTTACGAATATGGAagtaaactaaattttttagcGTTGTGAATAACAGTCTAACATTGCAGGTTTTCAAGTCCTAGAAATTATCCCTtactattgaaataaaattctttaaatttgaatcgtaaaatattacttaaaaaaattggtgtGATAATAATACTTTTCATAAATGTACACTGGAAATTTCATTCTCTTTCTGTTTTTACTTTTATGTTTGCTTTGTTTAAGTTAATATTGAATTTTAGTTAACCTCCCAGTgtgctgaaaaaaaataaagtacttTAGTTGAAAGTAGTACTACAGAACAGACTGAAAAATTAGAATAATTATGTAATccttaaagttttcaaaattatattttcaataagTGTTCTTaagcttttttctttaatataaaCGGAACCTTCctcaaaatgaaatgaaaacgttatataaattataaataaagatTCTAACTGTACTAATCTAGATTATTTAATTTCCTTGATCACACGTAATCGGCCCCAGCGAGTTATCCTTGAGATCGGATTTCATACGAATCGGAGATTTTTGGTTATTTGAAGAACAACTCGAAACAAGATTTATAAGAAATGGGAGCATTTTCTGCTCCAACTGAACTCGCTACGGCCGAATTACTTCTTACCTGCTcaatctttagttttttttttcttcagtccCAAAGGCCTGGTTCtagttttttttgcgtttgtatccaatatttaaaatttaggaaaatgGACGCTTGCTTATTACTACATGTTCTAGCTAatacaaaaagtaaaattagttaaatttctcaacgtttttaaaattaaatttttttgtttgtcatttttGATTcacatatgtatatttattcAATCCGTCTATTTCAGTTctattttaaagttcaaaactTACCGATTATTACCCTTTTATTCCCTTCAACCAAAGtagtcaaaaataaagaaaaagccTTATTTTTTAAGGGGTACATTTCTgtcattttgtaacaaaaaaaaatcaaattttgaaagTAGCGGGTTACGATACAAAAAAGCAAGTGGTTTAGTAAAAAAATCctcaattttttgacattttttttcgttgattttaggtAAAAATTGTATCcttaactaatttttaaaatttgttaaccaacttattttgataaataaatttattttttatgaaaagtgtCTGAACCatttggttttcgagttaaataaaataaactgaacAGCGACCTGTGGCCATTTTATTAGGAATGCGCCCatggatttagtagcatttttggctgaagCATGGGTACTTTTATGAAAAGGAATCAtagtcagcaataaaaactattgaacaaatttaaaaaaatgattagtttAGATGCAACCCTAAAATTCAATGGTTGAGGCCCAACCAACCCTTATAGTTCATCTATATTCCGATGATGCCGTATgcgcatgagtaatctgcgatgtcacttctatttgaaattattaaatGGTTAAGAGAGGGGATACTAGCTACTAACTTAATTGGAGTGATTGTGATTGTTGTTGTGGTTGAAGAAGAAGACGATGAATTACGAGAATGGGATGGAAATTTAGATGAATTAGTGTGGTCaatggcgtagataggggggggcggggatcagggggatatatcccccccccattgggatcgataattgtgcagtataaacagtcatgaataaataagttgaagaagcgcactttgaaaaaaatgctatggatttcgagttcttgattagcttaaaggttataaatatggtttaccaactttcgttgccattaagtcggtgtttcaaagagtgaatttagacttggtccaagcaatggagctcgctaaagatttaagggatcaactaaaaattaaacgggcagaagacgactcattttcgaaagttttttgtatatgggaaaaattagctgaaatccttgacataggcgttaaacataagagaatagtgaagcgacaaaagaatcgttcgaacccttcggttcaaagtacagttaagaatattttcgtgttactgttttcaatctttttctcgatttctctgtaatgggccttggagaaaaatgtacaaaccatgaaaacacactagaagggtttccggttctttctaaggattcttcgtctgaaatagacaaagcagctaaaaaatttaattttttttttttttttttttttttttttttgacgggaggaaatcttcaaaagacacttggcagtattcgacaccaagtagtgtgggactcttaaccactaaaaccacctctttatcaggaccaatcttgagagatcgacatcagatttttctttcttaactttgtaaaatcactttgggggaagtttaaacttttaatactttcccatgtttttttagaccataagctcatgaggcttggttcttcttaatctccgaacatggtttcttgtattcaagacggacaccatttcagaattggtatgacattgcagtctctgattatgggatacagcgtattttttaacaacttctgtaaccgtttctatttgtaagtcacgatgtagatcgctatttcttatgtaccagggtgcattaactattccacgaaggactttgttttggaatttttggatgatttcggtatttgttttctttgtacagccccataattggataccataggtccaaacaggctttagtacttgattatacagcattattttgttttgggttgataaatcagagttgttaccaagtaaccagtacatttttctatatttcaagtttagttcttctcttttctttttgatgtgctctttccactttagctttgcatccaaagtcattccaaggtatttggccgtattggcgtaaggtacagcttgattattaatgaatattggaatattgtttatctttttatttgtaaagtttatatgtgaagattttgtttcattgagtttgatacgccatttttcggtccaatctctgactgtgtcgacggcatattgcagctttactgctcccctagagacacatttgtcgggtaccaaaattgcggtatcatctgcaaaagtagccattatggtgtgattcccaactgggatatcccttgtgtatagtaaatacagggtaggacctaggacacttccttgtggtacaccggcttctattttcttcaattccgaatattcttgatcgtaccttactctaaacaatcggtctgagatgtacgattttaatatttcatagtactgtctgggaagatccctttgcagtttgtactcaagtccctcatgccaaaccttgtcaaaggcttgagcaacatctaagaaaatagctgaacagacttgtttttcttctaatgctttttctattacatccgttattctatgaacttggtctatcgtggaatgtttatttctaaagccaaactgatgatttgggattaaccttctttcttctataattttgctaagtctcttcagaagcagtttttcaaaaacttttgccataattggtataagcgatattggtctgtaagacgtcacttctgtaggtggcttaccttgcttgggtatgacaataacttcagcaattttccaatggtgtgggacataccgttgcttaaggcatgcatttattatatattggagttttatgaaggctttcaaaggcatttctttcataacctgagcagtaataagatcgtaacctggtgattttttatttgatagttgatgtaaacacatactttttacttcttttaatcttacaattggtatttcactttcatctatcttatcaacaagctgtaagctattttcagccgcgtttgttgggtatggcttaaaaacattcgcaagatgctccgcgaaaaggttagctttttcttttgggttaccgatccatttcccatcttgagatttcaagggagagtttagtaactgcggtcttttcaggcgcttggctgctttccatagcgaaaaatcggttgaagcatcagtcgttaaattctttaggaatgtactgagtgaatcatttttgaatttataaatttgttttttaagattgttgcttatacggttaaacgttgttttatcatctggaaatctagtattttgccattttcttcgagctcttcttttctctattatcaactctcttatctctaaaggatattttatttcactttgtcttctattagaaaatgttggagtactttcttcagcggcctgttgcacatcagcaataaattgttccacttcatggtcaatttgctcgattgtatccatgggagatcttaaatttataaaacttaaaagcctttctctaaaatcactccagtttgttttcttatttacaagctttggattacttttttctattacttccgattcacttagtgatagaatcactgaagtatgatctgatgacaagtcataattaccttcgacactaatgtgatttcgtttgattcctttagctacgaaaaagtcaataaggtctggtattttgttagtatcggaaggccagtaagtaggcgacctggaggaatagaattcgcaattgtatttacggcctgcttggaaaagtcttttgcctttagttgatataagtcttgaaccccaatgggtgtgtttcgcattgaagtctccaccaacaagaaagttatgcccaagaagatttaatagatctgtatagtcatcttctgtcggggagcgccttggtgggcagtatatagctgctatcttaaactctttctttttcataccaatactaatagttgttacttgcatattttcattagtaagcttggtttcttcataatgttttaagctttcttttataagaatcgccgatccacctcttgccttgtcagctggatgtggagcgtggtaacatgaatagttttctattacattatctagactttgtccattggagaagtgagtttcggacaccaggcaaatatctatatgttctagatctaaaaagatttttaattcggataagtgttgtaaaagaccgtttgcattccatgtagcgattttaagtgttctgtccatcattgttttttaagagcgactttttcgcttaactgtttgatattcaaatcctgtttatcaattctttgaagaatgaggtgtagcatttcttttatggaagtctcttcattcttccgcacattttttataatctgagaataggctttattttcatcgcttttactttgaacagcttttttaggcggttcattcttagtattgttttcagcagttaaatcggtatttactacgtttctgggtttgtctctagcagatgtatttttgcttctgaactcttggaattttttggcaactgggcagcctctatagcttgccgggtgattaccctggcagttcacacattttgctttctgatctttgctcatcggacaatttttagttgcacgttttccttcgcactttacacaagcaaactcgcggttgcagtatttttgggtatgaccaaaagcttggcaacgtttgcactgcggaacaactttagattttcggagcggttcaattttaacagctatgcccaagattgatcttactttataaatctcctcgatactttgtttactgtcaaaagttagcatgaataaaggtagtaacctcttacttgtcgtcgattctccagaggagtttttaattgtctcgttcttaaatagattgactgcatcaagggCTTGAAAGCCTTTTTCTACAAGATCAtccactacttcctcgggagagcacgatgaatgaagacctctggctactacttttgttggccttgtagctttgttctcgtatgagtgccattgaattttgtgtttgctcagttcttcagtgacagatctatactcgtcggcttcttcgactatgactttccagttgtctttgttgtaggatgtgtatttgcaagctttttaatgaatttgttaatttaatgaaactgttagttttaccaaaaactagaccacataaaatagaacaaaaacaataagatttccttaaggcttggccacactggagggtatgcggtatagcggtaacgatatttgtactaaaaaaattccacacctgaacgttgatgtgtcagtttggaatttttttcatacaagtaccctcaccgctacccgtaccgctaccgcataccctccaatgtggccaagcctttatagttttccgacttccaaaaaggaggagttattcaattcgtctgacctttttttttgtgtatgtcacctcataactttggaccgagtgaaccaattttaataattctttttgtaggtattgaaaagctggtgcctgttcagtactattagaaaaaccataaaacccagttttgatccatggaagtcggttttgtttttttttaataaaaaaaaatacgatcatgtacgggatcacctattccaacttactatagaaatattggtcacaatttttgttctagtgccaagttggaaaaaatatgaaaattttacaaaaaattttgaaagattttgtacatgaaaataataagaaatctctatggaaaaaccttattaattgttgatattaataaggtttcttcataaaacagttcaataaggaaatctcttggtatttaggtggtcctggtcatatttttctctgtgtgaagaattaaaaactcagaaaagatatatgatcagaaggaaaaatacttcctctatgaactcattgaaagcgctcgaaagctgcaccgaaaaaagttgtcctggtattttattttattaaagatattagctacactgctggtttctacgttaactaccgaaagaactttctccaatttaaagagaataaaaacaatacaaagaagcattattaaaacttaaaaaaaaatttgcgaactagatcaatccccccccttagcaaaaagctaCCTACGCCACTGAGTGTTGTGCGGTGCGGTAAAGATGCTGGTGCTAATCATTTGGAAGAGACATTCGTTTTTAGTGGGGATTATGATTATGACGAAGTATTTACATTTTAggcattgaataagaagtacaggaaggggtgaatatcacacctatagagttggtgagtgaagccacaaaaaaattaaaaaaaaaaaattttatttaatctgtcaaaaataatataatataatctgTAAAATTTCGAGCTAGTTTTCCAGGGGCGACCTCACTCTTATTGGTGATGACAAGGCGATGCAATCATTGACCGCCAATGTTTCAGCTAATCttgataattttaaaacaattttcagtctgtttttagttgaggaaaaaagcagtttaaaattcatatataattattatgaaaaatagCACTTATACGGAAGTCTCTCACGAGACCAGTTACATTTCTGTTGGCGCCCCTTGAGTGAACAATATATCTGCACTCCGACCCTTTACCAATACATGTGCATCTTTACAACTCACACTAATAAAAAGCGGCTTCACTTATTTGGATaaacaccccttcctgtacttcttattcaatgatTTTAGGCAgccatttttttggtttttgaggtATGGGGatgcccttcaagcaagaaaacggagttcagaaaagacactccgacctccgaccgcgaAAGACgcggttgcactcacacacttgcaactttttgtatatgaacacaaagtcgaaggagaaatcgtggtgaaaaaaccaatacatataaaatcggctccgcggtgattctaatttccatactaatttgagccgccttcggaccagtttctgcctcgaagtcggactcagctccgcctgaggcggagcggattcggaccgaggtcggacctgtttgcttgaagggttgacaaaaacttttttaaattccaatagaagtttttgttttcttcctttgaatctttatataggcacccaaAATGCATTGTGAGCAGCTCTgcacgtcatattttttttttacgccaaagaccgattttgcaacatcatccactgaaattTATGGTGTTAGCTACTTTAATtggactccgcggcactttagcaatagtaattgactaaaaatacgttttttttttttattaaaaccagtaatttcagcaaaaatatatgtttatatttacccccacaatacgttgtttacatttacccattatgaaaaatattctggggtaaatgtaaacacatgcaaatcgacatgaatgtcctgtattttaaaatttgtttgtttcacatagaatctacatcaaaattaaaaactaaaaagtatttgcaaattatactgacttaattgaatctgcaaaaatatttaatttttctgaaagactacgacttgtttggcactttaaaaaattatctttcacggaaaatacgctcgtcgaatgaattctctcttgacagcaatgagcttgacgtataagttaaaagatacatgcgtccgcgatttgtacttatgtaagCATCAAAgggatttaactgaagcttgttatgagccatgttttcatttacccctgtttacatttacccacattgatcCTATAGCAAAAAATAactcttcaattaaattttttttctcaaaaaaaattttttgtgtgaattctagagttgggcactttagttcatttgagtgatcgatcactttagttcaaatAACGATACTGAACTAGTTctgaaggcttggccacaccggagggtacgcggtagcggtacgggtagcggcaacgatatttgtattaaaaaaattccacacccgaacgttgatgtgtcagtttggaattttttccatacaaatacccgtaccgttacctgtacctctaccgcgtaccctccggtgtggccaagccttgaactagttcattttagttcaatttattttaagcacccaggttttgttagaattaaaaaaaaaattagtttgtttattattatgtaaatttatgtaaaattgaagcattctacataataaaacaaatacaacctaaaaataacagatacatattttatttttaattattaatttcgtTCACATACTTATCGAGCTATTTGGTTCCTCACGAAAGTCTAGAAGAAGTtcgttttgctttcattaaatcaaaatcatagttcttgctcagaaataagactaggttaggttaggttgaacggggtgataatccgac
This DNA window, taken from Episyrphus balteatus chromosome 2, idEpiBalt1.1, whole genome shotgun sequence, encodes the following:
- the LOC129912517 gene encoding serine/threonine-protein kinase Pink1, mitochondrial, which codes for MSFRLLSHRLAKHGRHFLQSYCKRDIYTNILEQTNKRRIPASITKAGNETIQNALNAQHRSGIFRFGQHARRLFVDNVLNRVTAPYSEELRNQATKKLFYGDSAPFFALIGVSLASGSGVLTKEDELEGVCLEIREAANRLQNSWNYSDVSKVLDNDFNIDKLDVGPPIAKGCAAVVYAASFKNESAPENPVLSEGIPGISYSNIEVKTQQNKLEQASFRPEMMSPIQNMSRFVHNFGGSADNLNMMYNQSAAIEEFIHNESTRKKEGNIQQQRESTDSSRFGGISGGINNLEPVENANADINRYPLAMKMMFNYDIQSNAMSILRAMYKETVPARCRALNESSEEWEKLIHDQTNILPPHPNIVLMFGYFCGEVRNFRDGHILYPIAQPPRINPQGYGRNMSLYLLMKRYDNSLRNLLDTNELSTRAKILLFTQLLEAVTHINGHGIAHRDLKSDNILIETNDDGTPPILVLSDFGCCLADKTHGLQIPYTSFDIDKGGNAALMAPEIINKRPGPFTVLNYSKSDLWACGAIAYEIFGMNNPFYPGSGIIESASLKNTDYKEDDLPELTDDCPFIVQQLIYTILNPNPAKRVSPDVAANVMQLFLWAPSNWLKVGGMPSSPEVLQWLLSLTTKCICEGRIQKDDISFKNGRRTYVEYLLICSFLARARLRRIRGALAWIQNII